The genomic DNA TAATAGATCGTTACGTAAGTGAAGCTCCTGGTGTGGAAAGCGAAGTAGCCATTCTTGAAGTGGATGGAGATAGAATTGAATTACTTGCACCGACGAATAATACGACATCTCCAATTGCCCGTTTTATTAAACAAAAAGGTAAAGGTGTTCATCACGTTGCGTATCGAGTAGATGATTTAGATGTGGCTTTAGAGGAATTGAAAGAACAAGGTATTCGAACGTTAAAGCATACACTTCGAATTAATAAACACGGCAGAAGATTAATCTATCTTAACCCAGCGGATACAGAGGGAACAATCATAGAGTATTGTGATTATCCGGAAGAGAAATAGAAGAGGGATATTTTTTAAAAGGTGTTACGTAATAACGTAATACCTTTTTATTTATGTATTTCACACTTTCTTCACAAATGATTCACGATAACTTTTCTTCTTCAGGAACTTACGTAAATATATTTTATGATATAATAACAATCGACTTTAAAAATGTAAGTAGTATCTATGAAGGTAGTTACTATTATATTGGAAGTTTAGAGGTGAGAGAGAAATAAATAGTTATACTGTATAGAAGATTATATTTAATAAGGTTAATATTTCGCCCGATAATCAAACTTGGAAAGTTAAAGTAATGGAAGTATAGCGATGAGTAAGAAAGAAGTGAAGTGATTGTGAAAGTAATGAGAAAGTTAGGGACATGGTTATTAATTGCATGTGTGCTTATCATATCGATACCGAAAAGTACATCTGCTCATGCGTACGTTGTGAAATCAAACCCTGTTGAAAATGAAACTTTGAAGAAGGCACCATCTGTTGTGAAAATCGAATTCGATGAGGACATACAAGTTTCAAGTTTTAATACATTGTACGTGAGGGATACATCAGGTAAAAGGGTCGATTTGAAAGATGCTCATATTGATAAAAAAAACAAAAAACTATTAGAAGCAGGGTTAAAAGAAAATCTGAAAAACGGACTCTACTCTATTCAGTGGAAAGTGATTTCAGCTGATGGACATCCAATTCAAGGAGTTATTCCGTTCCGAATTGGGTCAGCGGAAGCGGGAGCAGATGATGTACAAGTAGAAGAGATGGGGTATGTCCCGCAAATAGATATGATTATGGAACGTGGGGTTCTATATACAAGTTTCTCACTATTTATAGGAGTGCTATTCTTTAATCTTATTATGTATAAAGGGAATGCAACCTCGGTTCGATCAAGGAGTAAGAACATAATATGGATTTCCTTATTTGGGATATTTATTAGCTTGTTATTCAATCTACCACTACAAGCAAAAATAAATGCAGATGTTTCATGGCTAGAAGCATTCAATCCTTTACTCTTAAAAGAAACGTTACAGCTTTCTGTTTTTGGATATGTATGGATTACTCAAATGGTTCTTATTAGTTCACTTATAATTGTTACGTATTTTGCGATGAAGTGTGGGAAGCTATCGTCGTTTAAAGTATGGAGTATTCCAATAGTATTGTTTATCGGGATACTTGTTATGAAAGCCTTTAATAGTCATGCATATGGTTTGAAGTTTAAAGAGATTGCTGTCGTTATGGATTTTCTGCATTTATTTGCAGCTTCATTATGGATTGGCGGTCTATCATCCATTATTCTTCTTTTACGTAAAGAGGATGACAAGTGGAGTATGTATTGGGATATGATTAAGCGTTTTTCACCGTGGGCAACAGGTGCTGTCATCGTGATTTTAATAACAGGTCTTTTTAACAGTACATTTTTTATTCCAACAATCCACTCTTTATTTGATACGAAGTATGGATTAGCTTTATTAGCAAAAATACTTTTATTCATTTTCATGGGGATATTGGGAATTGTACATTATGTGAAAGGGAAAATGAGAGCGCAGAAGGGATTAGGCGCTACGGTGAAAGTAGAGTTTATCATCGGAATTATCATTTTTGTCATCGTAGCTTTTATGACAAACGTACAAACACCACCGATGCCTCCTACTGGACCTTTTACAGAAAGTAAGCTACTGGATAATGGGTATGAACTTACTTTACATGTAAGTCCTAATAAAGTAGGACAAAATACATTTCATATTACTTTAAAGGATGAAAACGGACAACCTGTTACTGATATGGAGCAAATTATTTTAACTACTCAATCATTAGATATGAATATGGGAAAAGGTTCATTTAAAGTTTCAGCAGTTTCACCGGGAGAATATGAAGCAGAAGGTATGTATATTAACATGACAGGAAACTGGAATATACATGTTCATGGATTAACAAAATCTCTGGATAGCTTCGATACAGATTATAAATTTATTGTAGGTGGCAGATAAAGAGGCGTTATAGATGAAAGGGAGTTAATAGAAAATGAAACGTATAAAAAAATTAGGAACAACAATGATCGCAACAATAATTGCAATGGGAATCTTTTCGTTACCTGTTAGTGCTCATGTGACGGTAAAGCCAGAAACTTCTGATGTTAATTCATGGGAGACTTACACAATAAAGGTACCAGTTGAAAAAAATATAGCAACGACAAAAGTCACACTAAAAATACCGTCTGGCGTTGAGTTTCAACAGTATGAGCCAGTGCCAGGGTGGAAAGTGGAAGCGCAAAAAGATAGTGCTGGAAAAGTGAAAACTGTAGTATGGGAAGCGACAGGAGAAGGGATTTTAACCGGTCAATTCCAACGATTTACTTTCGTCGCTAAAAATCCGGATAAAGAGCAAAAAATAGCTTGGGACGCATATCAACAATATAAAGATGGAGAAATTGTTGAATGGACAGGCGATGAAAAAGCTGAAAAACCACATTCACTTACTACAATTGCAAAAGGTACGTCATTAACAGGAGAACATGGTGAAGTGTCTAGTGTAGAAAAGAATGAAGGCACTAGTAATATGCAAGTAATAGCGATTGTCTTATCTATTTTGGCGATTGTATCGTCGGTTGGTGCGTGTGTTTTTGTAGTACGTCGTAAAAAGTAAGACGTAAGAAAGAGCCTACAAACAGTAGGCTCTTTCTTACGTTTATTTCAATTCAACTTGCTGCCTTATAGCAAGTGCTTTTGGTTTTATATTTACAAAACAAATGCTCACAACAATAAATAATAGCCCAATAAATAAGCTCATTGTAATGGCCTCATGTAAGAAAATTGAACTTACAATAATAGCGATTAGCGGAATGAGGAATGTATAAGCCCCAACTTTACTTGCTTCACCAGCTCCAACAAGTGTGAAGTATGCAAGCCACCCCATTGCAATAACGAAGAACGAAATAAAGAGAAGTACGCTAACAAATGGTATACTCC from Bacillus cereus G9842 includes the following:
- a CDS encoding VOC family protein, producing the protein MKKTIDHIGIAVRDIDSTIRFYENVLLGTLIDRYVSEAPGVESEVAILEVDGDRIELLAPTNNTTSPIARFIKQKGKGVHHVAYRVDDLDVALEELKEQGIRTLKHTLRINKHGRRLIYLNPADTEGTIIEYCDYPEEK
- a CDS encoding copper resistance CopC/CopD family protein translates to MIVKVMRKLGTWLLIACVLIISIPKSTSAHAYVVKSNPVENETLKKAPSVVKIEFDEDIQVSSFNTLYVRDTSGKRVDLKDAHIDKKNKKLLEAGLKENLKNGLYSIQWKVISADGHPIQGVIPFRIGSAEAGADDVQVEEMGYVPQIDMIMERGVLYTSFSLFIGVLFFNLIMYKGNATSVRSRSKNIIWISLFGIFISLLFNLPLQAKINADVSWLEAFNPLLLKETLQLSVFGYVWITQMVLISSLIIVTYFAMKCGKLSSFKVWSIPIVLFIGILVMKAFNSHAYGLKFKEIAVVMDFLHLFAASLWIGGLSSIILLLRKEDDKWSMYWDMIKRFSPWATGAVIVILITGLFNSTFFIPTIHSLFDTKYGLALLAKILLFIFMGILGIVHYVKGKMRAQKGLGATVKVEFIIGIIIFVIVAFMTNVQTPPMPPTGPFTESKLLDNGYELTLHVSPNKVGQNTFHITLKDENGQPVTDMEQIILTTQSLDMNMGKGSFKVSAVSPGEYEAEGMYINMTGNWNIHVHGLTKSLDSFDTDYKFIVGGR
- a CDS encoding YcnI family copper-binding membrane protein gives rise to the protein MKRIKKLGTTMIATIIAMGIFSLPVSAHVTVKPETSDVNSWETYTIKVPVEKNIATTKVTLKIPSGVEFQQYEPVPGWKVEAQKDSAGKVKTVVWEATGEGILTGQFQRFTFVAKNPDKEQKIAWDAYQQYKDGEIVEWTGDEKAEKPHSLTTIAKGTSLTGEHGEVSSVEKNEGTSNMQVIAIVLSILAIVSSVGACVFVVRRKK